gttttgTGCTCAAATGTTTCGAGATAGACATCCAGAATCTGCAGTACTCATCATATGACAATTGCTGCATTGAACTCCCCCAATCATTCCAAAGGTCAACGTAATCTTCTAGTGAGGGCTTGTTCTTGACTTCCATTGTAACATACAGAAAGAGAAGAATATCGCTATCGTAGATATCTTCTAGAACATAAAATTTTGAACCGAAAAGTTTAGCAGGGTCGTGTACGATGCATTCATGAGAATCAACCCACTTACCACCACCTTTAACTTCATCAAGAATCCAAATCTTTTTTGCATTTCTCTTCTCAGGTTTCCAATTGTGTTCACATAAGTACTTGTATATTTTCACAATGGTACCATGATCAGAGAGAGAGTCAAGGTGTGTGGCAAGCAAGGAGCATCCCTTCTCAACTTCACTAGTGATCCCTATTGCATTGAGTTCTTTCTGATAAACTGCAATTTTAGGTCCATAAAAGTTCTCGTCAATAAAAGGCCCGTCGGTTGGATTCAAGAAAGAACCCCACTTCGAATCAAAGAACAAACATTTGTCTGGAGGCCTATAACCAGCATGTGTCTTCAACCAACTTTGGGACAATCTTTTCTTCAAATCATCATCTTCTATTGTAGGCTTGTGATCTTGCATTAGAAGTCGGATCCATTCCAGCAAAGAAAATACACTTTTAGGAGTAATGTTGGAAGGATTTGAAGGAAAACTCAGACATTCAGGCAAAAACCTCGCCCCGTCTTTCAATTCAGTAACAACACCGATTCTCTTCAGCTCTTCCTTGTACTTATATATGCTCATACCAAAACGTCTGTCGTTATAATCAATGAAAGGGAGACAAGTTATGGAAGATATCGATTTCCACTCCGGACCATATAAAATGCACTTTCTTGGGCACCTAAAACCACCAACCTCGGTATGCAACCACTTCATTTTACTTAGGACGATTGAGAAATCAGAAGGGAAACTGTAGTCGGTTCCCTTCAGCTGCTTGCAACAAGAGAGAAATGAGATAACATGTTGTTGGTTAATTGAAGTTTCCAATGCCTTTTGTTCGAAAAGACTAGCAAATATTTTGATGGCATCCTTAAAATCAACAAGCACCCCTATTTGCTTCAACTCATCTTTGTAACTGAAAATTTTCTCCCCATAAAATTCATGATCAATAACAGAAAAACCATTGAATACCTTTAAAATGCAGCCCCACACCGGATCATACAAAAAACACTCGTCTGGCGTTTTAAAACCTAtgtttgtcttcaagcagttcGTTCCCTTCAGTGAATTTAATAGTTTAGTCGGGGCATTCGAGTATTTGATGCATTCAAGCATCAAAAGAACAGCCTCATCTGTCAAAGAAGACAAATTTGATGGTAATTTTAAATGTTCGATGACAACTTGGTGATTTCCAAGTAAGTCAACTATCACTCCTAGCAACTTGAGCTCCTCTTTGTAATTATATATTTCGTGACCAAAATAATCATTATCAATGAAAGGTATATTACTAATCTGTGATGCAACTTTCCATCTAGAATCATTTAATACAGATCCCACAGGAGACCTAAGACCCCAAGGTGTCCTTAGCCAACTTTCCACTCTAAGGCGGTCGACAAATTTGTCCAAAGGAATCTGACTTTTCCTGAGATATTGGATGAAGTTAAGCATCGAAAGAACATAACTCCCTTGTAAAGAGAAAGAAGCGGCACGAGACATTAGTTCTCTTTCAATGAACTCGAATGCTTCCGCATAACTGAACTTTTTTACTCCAAGCATTGTCAACTCCAGTTTGTACTCATGTATTCTATCCCCATAGAAGCTCTCGTCAATCAGGGCAATGTCAACAAGAACTAAACTACTTTGCAAATATTTTATCAATGATGAGCCAATTAAGAATGACTCTGAAGGAGGCATGTAACCATTACTACATGTAACTTTAAGCCAGTTGCCTTTTCTTATGCATTCCAAGAACCTCATCGGTAGGCCTGTTCCCTTACACCTCAGATTCCGAATCCAATCCAAAAGCAAAAAGGCATTGTCTTTGGTAAGTGGTGTATCTGCTGCCGAAAACCCAGCATTTGGTGGATATATATAAGGTATGTCTGAAGCTTTAAAATAGGTTTCGAGAAAATTAATAACCTTCATAGAACTTGTATTTTGGCCTGCATAAGAAGATGCATTTAGGTATGCTTTTCCTAGCTCAACATAACCTTCATTTCTCCATGGATTAGAAATAATCAAATCAGACCATTTGCTCACATTTGCAGGCAGAAGAACCCCTTTTCTACTTTTAGTTATATTTCCATAGTTGTCCACAAGTGGCATAAAACTACATAGGCTAGAAACCTGCAGACTTGACAAATAACCCGTTGACAAAGCTACATATAAGAAATGAGCATATGCAATGGCAAATTCGCTGTTATTATTAATAGAACCGAGGAGGACTTTAGCAAAAGCGTAAACATTCAGAGTaccaatattaaatatttttgctAACCAAGCCAACGACGTACACTTTTTGGGAAACTGTGATCCGCTTATATACGGCGCCTTTGTTTTGTAGTTCCGCTTTTTCCGGCCTCTATTCGTCTTGAGCGGAGACtggttattaataataatatatttgccgttcaaaaaaaacaaACGCTTATTGGGAAATTGAGAGATAGCGTGTTGCGTGCTTTCTGGCATAAAAAACTGGTTTGTCTCACATAAAAATACATCGTTCCAGTTGATCAGCCAAGAATAAGTACAAGTCTCAAGTGAGGGTGCTATGTTTACTAGCTTGGCACCTGCACCTAGCTGTCTGCATTCACGAAGACTGAAAAAAGACGGAATCCCATCAGAAGCCACATATTTAATCAATGGAATATTAATGATGTTGGAG
This portion of the Trifolium pratense cultivar HEN17-A07 linkage group LG3, ARS_RC_1.1, whole genome shotgun sequence genome encodes:
- the LOC123913312 gene encoding uncharacterized protein LOC123913312 → MVTPRQHIEDIRRTKFSIGGEPNLLTEDLHHAVKNLSSELYTKDVHFLMELIQNAEDNHYIEGESPTLEFVITFNDITATGAPATLLIFNNGKGFSPKNIDSVCGVGRSTKKGNRSSGYIGEKGIGFKSVFLVTAQPYIFSNGYQIRFNERPCPHCSIGYIVPEWVEEKPTLTDIKNIYGIGKDSLPTTTIVLPLKPEKVESVKQQLSSIHPEVLLFLNKMRHLSVREVNEDPKNNAVTAISISSEINFVTRKNMNAESYILHLSADENSDAGMECSYYMWKQKFPVRLENMVETKKDVKEWVVTLAFPNQERLYRGKTLPGVYAFLPTEMVTNFPFIIQADFFLASSRETILWDNKWNQGILECVPSAFVDALKTFVAGSVQAPVSNLPYLFKFLPIDSSPFENFNQMRKKIKAKLHEENILPIETHTKQKQFFKPCEVRRLLHEFWNILTKANDEGVYFPDLSSHDGIKILSSSFDKKEYRDILKFLGVKLVNIDWYAKCIQSSNLVHEVSEDAYLKILVFVARHWFSMFKGSNIINIPLIKYVASDGIPSFFSLRECRQLGAGAKLVNIAPSLETCTYSWLINWNDVFLCETNQFFMPESTQHAISQFPNKRLLLAWLAKIFNIGTLNVYAFAKVLLGSINNNSEFAIAYAHFLYVALSTGYLSSLQVSSLCSFMPLVDNYGNITKSRKGVLLPANVSKWSDLIISNPWRNEGYVELGKAYLNASSYAGQNTSSMKVINFLETYFKASDIPYIYPPNAGFSAADTPLTKDNAFLLLDWIRNLRCKGTGLPMRFLECIRKGNWLKVTCSNGYMPPSESFLIGSSLIKYLQSSLVLVDIALIDESFYGDRIHEYKLELTMLGVKKFSYAEAFEFIERELMSRAASFSLQGSYVLSMLNFIQYLRKSQIPLDKFVDRLRVESWLRTPWGLRSPVGSVLNDSRWKVASQISNIPFIDNDYFGHEIYNYKEELKLLGVIVDLLGNHQVVIEHLKLPSNLSSLTDEAVLLMLECIKYSNAPTKLLNSLKGTNCLKTNIGFKTPDECFLYDPVWGCILKVFNGFSVIDHEFYGEKIFSYKDELKQIGVLVDFKDAIKIFASLFEQKALETSINQQHVISFLSCCKQLKGTDYSFPSDFSIVLSKMKWLHTEVGGFRCPRKCILYGPEWKSISSITCLPFIDYNDRRFGMSIYKYKEELKRIGVVTELKDGARFLPECLSFPSNPSNITPKSVFSLLEWIRLLMQDHKPTIEDDDLKKRLSQSWLKTHAGYRPPDKCLFFDSKWGSFLNPTDGPFIDENFYGPKIAVYQKELNAIGITSEVEKGCSLLATHLDSLSDHGTIVKIYKYLCEHNWKPEKRNAKKIWILDEVKGGGKWVDSHECIVHDPAKLFGSKFYVLEDIYDSDILLFLYVTMEVKNKPSLEDYVDLWNDWGSSMQQLSYDEYCRFWMSISKHLSTKQEKKFAESLMKLPATSGNNKIFLVDKEDVFIPDNLQMKKLFEREKVFVWYPQHNMTPLSKCRLSEIYRKTGAKNISESLCKEESSLVNDDVKPKHVDPNNIFNLKGLVKLILGFLACSNLKMEPNKRHEAVQSLLNLSFHETMEPINVSYSLSLSSGDIITKKANKSVCWESQSSKFIIQNMDGDSLKYATSFSEAISEGVLCENHDYVPALSELITLGFFLKFKIEEIDFLMESKYLQIDHEDEKFLSSVFASD